From Brassica napus cultivar Da-Ae chromosome C3 unlocalized genomic scaffold, Da-Ae chrC03_Random_34, whole genome shotgun sequence:
GTTAATTACGGTTTGACCAAGAACCAACCAAACTTTCACTGTACAGCGGACTATCCTTAAAATTAATAGAGTTGCTTATAATAGATTGCCTCCAGAAGGAAAGGGCTTGTGGATAATTGTCTTTTCAGGTGTAAACTTATTCCAAAATCTCTATcaatatataaacaaacaaaaaagtccACGAGATCTTACTGTTTTATAATTATTGGGCCGTTAATATTGTTGGTGCCCATTGGAGATGATGAAAGGTTGGTCTTCTTCTACAATTCACACTAGAGTGTTTGCTTTTGTAAGGACTTAGTCCATGTAACTGTTAATGTTGTTCATGTACCTATAGTTCCAGTACTTTGAACCTAAATGTGTTTACTCTTCATGCCTTTCATCTCACAAGTCAACTTGGCAGTTATGTATTTCAAGCTTCGTTTGTAAAAGCACAATCAAAGATCACAGGTTTCTTAAAGATAATACATTAGTCTCACTTACAACAGCACTGAGTAAACCAATGAAGGCAGAGTCATCAAGTCTATTGAGTATGAGGATATATGCAAACTAGCTTAGTTACTATATCCTTAGACCATTACATCAGCTTTATGGTACCTTGTGTTTCTACTTTGAACCCTTTCTTTGTGTCTGCAAGTGCGTTTCAGACAACTCACTCTTATGATAAACAGAATGATACACAAGATTCTGGCTTTTGTTATtcctttcattctcttttgtcCAGCCAAGAGAACAGGGTTGCATCTTAGAGGGTAGAAGATGATGGGTTTGACTGCataatgatccctgatggatcGTTTCATGAGTCACCGAAGGTTACTGCAGATGAGATTCTGTTTCATGACATGTTCTTGACTGGTTTGTCAAGTGTGAATTGTAGAAGAAGACCAACCTTTCATCATCTCCAATTGTGAGCAAAGAACATTTATCCAGATTGTTTACTGTCTTGATCAGGTTGAGTTTTCTCTCCATTAACCggtttgagaagaagaagaacatcgATCTAGCTGTTTCAGCTTTTGCTATTCTATGCAAACATAAGCTAACTCTGAGTGATGATGTTACCCTCACCGTTGCTGGTAAAAGTGTACTAATATTGAATGAAGGTTTTTACTGTTTTGCATTCTAAGAACTCTCTATTCTTCTTCAGGCGGATATGACGAAAGGCTGAAAGAGAGAATGTAGAGTTACTTGGAGGAGCTCAAAAGCTTAGCGGAGAAAGAAGGAGTTTTCTAACCGAGTAAGCTTCATCACATCTTGTCCAACAGCCGAAAGAAACGAGCTTCTCTCTTCCTGCTTGTGCGTCCTCTACACACCAACGGTAAAGTCACCATTCTTTTTACACTTTTCCTCCTCCAAGCACGAGTCTCATGTTACCATTTTCAAAATGCTTAGGATGAGCATTTCGGTATAGTTCCATTGGGAGCAATGGCTAAGTTCGTCGAGGATCCTGAGTTGGCGAGGGGACATGTGGTTGAGTCATTCTCTGTGAAGACGTTTGGAGAGAAGTTGAATCAGTATCTAGTTGATGTAGTATCAAGTCCTAAAGAAGATTAAGATTCCTCTGAGCAATCATAAATCTTTAGTTATACAGCATACTGTTAGAGAGGGTTAAGGTTTGAAACCAGAGGAGCTTTTGTTGTTGGATCAATCATCTTGAATTTGAAGACATTGGTTAGTTTCGGTTGAGCTCGGTTTGAGAATAAATTTGACGGAATAAGTAGTTTTGAGCTAAACCGCTTcttaaccaaacaaaacaacatTACACAACGTTTACTTACCTTCATAAGTCATAACCCAGTTGATTCCCCAATTTAAACCGGATCAAATAAGTTAGTTAGAACCTTACTGGATTTGATTAAACTCGATTGGTATCATCTTGGTTAATTATCGGATGTGATTAAAATTCGGTTAGATCACCTTGGTTAATTATCGGATATGATTAAAATCCGGTTTAGTATCATCTTTGTTAATTAACGGATATGATTAAATTTCGGTTAATAAAATCCGGATTAGTTTCAATTTGGTTAGTTATCTCTCCTTGTTCGTCTTCCAGATTATCCTTCCCTCCAACCCTCCATCGAAGCTCGCCGTCGTCGTCTCACTGCAATCCTTCCATCGAAGCTTCCTTACATTCGAAAAACGCGATGGACGCTACCAATGCCTTCGATTCTGTGATATCCTGCTCGCTTCTTCCCTTATCATTCGATGTTTTCTCCTCTGCACGCCATCTTCAAGCACATTTGGGCGCGAAGATTTCGCGGTATCCATTTACTATGTgttctctactaatttctccgCTTATGTTACGATCTTCTGATTTAAAGAGAGAGGAGTGATGCCATTGATGCTACAGACGCTGAGGTACTCAGATCATAATCTCTGATTTGAATTATCTTGTTGTTGATCCTGTAACAGTTATGATCTTCTgatttaacttctttttttttttttttggtgctaAATGTATGCAAACAGGTTGCTCTGGGAACATCCAAGAAGAACAGACTTGCTTCTGGTTTGttctatataataatataataagctCTATTAATTGTCTTTTGTTGTGAAGCTTGATGAATGTGTTGTGAATTCGTGTTAGCCAACGCGAATGCTCTGAAACTTAGCTGTGAGCTTCTCAAGAGCTTTGTCTCAGGTCATATGTTATCTCCATCATTGGTTTTGGTAATCTCAGTTACTCATGTTGTTGTTACTATTTGCAATTGCAGAGGCTGTGCAGCGCGCGGCTATAATTGCTGAAGCTGAGGGGATGGATAAGATTGAAGCGAGTCATTTTGAGAGGATTCTTCCTCAGCTTCTTTTAGACTTTAAAAGGTATGTATCATCGATAATAAATTTTGACTGTTAATGTCTGATGATTAACAGTGATTTCACGCAAGGTTTTTTGAAGATAATATAAATAGTCTATTTCGCATCTATGAGAAAAGAGAGCCTAGTATAGTATATTTGACTTGATCCTGTCCGTTACATACAGTAGTGTTTGCATGCACATGGTTCGTCTTCTCCTCCATTCTCTTTGGTTTACCTTCTGCTCAGAAAAACAAAACCACAGGCTGTATGCAGATGGTGATTTCCTTGTGATAAAGTTTAATACTTAGGTGAAAATGAACAGATACAAGTATTGTGTTTTCTTGATTAACTCAAGTGGAGACACATGGTAATCGTTTCGATGAATGATCCTTTGGACAATCAACTCGTCCATGAGCAATGTCAGAG
This genomic window contains:
- the LOC125594693 gene encoding protein MHF2 homolog produces the protein MDATNAFDSVISCSLLPLSFDVFSSARHLQAHLGAKISRERSDAIDATDAEVALGTSKKNRLASANANALKLSCELLKSFVSEAVQRAAIIAEAEGMDKIEASHFERILPQLLLDFKRYKYCVFLINSSGDTCQAVTNLELTTSSHGVAVTPNEYLRPDRDICLFLTS